The following are encoded together in the Arcticibacterium luteifluviistationis genome:
- a CDS encoding PspC domain-containing protein → MKKTIQINIAGVVFNIEEEAYQTLSNYLSSIQSYFSNYESSEEIVADIEARIAEKFIGKNKTDELPVIGTEDVNRVMASMGTVADFQAIEEEEAETFAQEAPKSTETKEEKTKSPKRLYRDNKRKALAGVLSGLANHFNVDVVWFRVIFLVAALGLIESGVGGIFVLAYIICWIAIPASDELKEQENIKKFYRNGDKKVVAGVASGLASYFGLDVAVIRIIFVVGIVFFGVGLIAYLVLWVASPIAESLTQKMEMKGQAVTIENIDSNIKQKLSDKSSGITPRNESPFATILLLPFRILGKLFQGLGHLLSKLGPVFRVLMGIFLAVMGLSLTVGSIVGTAAFFGLMSDHSWFQSSNDIGLFTRDLDPSAGIFLFLATALPAIGVLISGIFLISNNRIGNRNFWLTGLGLWVLGIVGLAVYGGKYSMNYAKNASVTQKESYTFASDVIYLDINDNYGEDDFDFNSQVRILESYDNQVTLEKRYSASGSTRSVAKTNAEKLIYNVSQKDSLLIFDERARLNPETGFRNQKVHIDLKIPVGQKIHISNAFARNLLSDSWSLKSKYGLRSDDFDALIFTLNSNGKLECEGCEILDDDAKEAVNRRDHYNFNNDDEDFDRLRGENTRVYDFKDFDGIEVGGEFRILIRQGDEYGIEFMAERERDIDDLNVRLDGTELDIDFEDRFFENRGKIVAYITMPTLESLDISGASKIKVLSFENINEMDIDISGASNAKLDIEAKKLRVDGSGASHMEIRGRVDEIDMDLSGASRFEAKRAEVGRAYVDASGASHADFGKVDQLRSNTSGASRVSRD, encoded by the coding sequence ATGAAAAAAACAATACAAATAAATATAGCAGGAGTGGTCTTCAACATTGAAGAAGAAGCCTATCAAACCCTGAGCAACTACCTAAGCTCTATTCAAAGTTACTTTTCAAACTATGAAAGTAGTGAGGAAATAGTTGCCGACATAGAAGCCCGAATTGCAGAAAAATTCATTGGCAAAAACAAAACAGACGAACTTCCAGTCATTGGCACAGAAGATGTAAACCGAGTAATGGCAAGCATGGGTACCGTGGCCGATTTCCAAGCTATTGAGGAAGAAGAAGCAGAGACTTTTGCTCAAGAAGCCCCAAAAAGCACAGAGACTAAAGAAGAAAAAACCAAGTCTCCTAAAAGACTTTACCGAGACAATAAGAGAAAAGCTCTTGCTGGAGTTTTATCTGGTCTTGCAAATCACTTTAATGTAGATGTAGTTTGGTTTAGAGTAATTTTCTTGGTGGCGGCTCTAGGCTTAATAGAGTCTGGCGTTGGTGGAATCTTTGTTCTCGCATACATAATCTGCTGGATAGCTATTCCCGCTAGCGATGAGCTAAAAGAACAAGAAAACATTAAGAAGTTTTATAGAAATGGAGACAAAAAAGTAGTAGCTGGTGTAGCCAGTGGACTAGCCTCTTACTTCGGACTAGATGTAGCTGTTATCCGAATTATTTTTGTGGTTGGAATTGTATTCTTTGGAGTTGGTTTAATTGCATACTTAGTCCTCTGGGTAGCCTCTCCTATTGCTGAAAGCCTTACACAAAAAATGGAAATGAAAGGTCAGGCCGTTACCATTGAAAACATTGACAGCAATATTAAACAAAAATTGAGCGACAAGTCTTCTGGAATCACTCCACGAAACGAAAGCCCTTTTGCTACCATCCTATTACTACCATTCAGAATTTTAGGAAAACTTTTCCAGGGTTTAGGTCACTTACTTTCTAAGCTTGGCCCTGTATTTAGAGTGTTGATGGGCATTTTTCTTGCCGTTATGGGATTAAGCTTAACCGTAGGTTCCATAGTAGGTACAGCTGCATTCTTTGGATTAATGAGCGACCACAGCTGGTTTCAAAGCAGTAACGACATTGGTCTTTTCACTAGAGACCTTGACCCATCTGCAGGAATATTCCTTTTCTTAGCCACAGCATTACCAGCCATTGGCGTTCTTATTTCTGGTATATTTTTGATATCAAACAACAGAATAGGAAACCGTAACTTTTGGCTAACGGGTTTAGGATTATGGGTTTTAGGAATAGTAGGTTTGGCCGTTTATGGCGGTAAGTATTCTATGAATTATGCAAAGAATGCTTCTGTTACACAGAAAGAGAGCTACACTTTTGCTAGTGATGTGATTTACTTAGACATTAATGACAATTACGGAGAAGATGACTTCGACTTTAATAGTCAGGTTAGAATTTTAGAGTCTTATGACAATCAAGTGACCTTAGAAAAAAGATACTCTGCATCTGGAAGTACACGTAGCGTGGCCAAAACGAATGCCGAGAAACTAATTTATAACGTTAGCCAAAAAGACTCACTTCTTATTTTTGACGAAAGGGCTAGACTAAACCCAGAAACAGGCTTTAGAAACCAAAAGGTACACATTGACCTTAAGATACCTGTAGGTCAAAAAATACATATCAGCAATGCCTTTGCCCGTAACTTACTGTCAGACAGCTGGTCTTTAAAATCTAAATACGGACTTCGTTCAGATGATTTTGACGCCCTAATCTTTACCCTTAACAGTAATGGGAAATTAGAGTGCGAAGGTTGTGAAATATTGGACGATGACGCCAAAGAAGCGGTTAACAGACGTGACCATTATAATTTCAATAATGACGACGAAGACTTTGATAGATTACGAGGTGAGAATACCAGAGTTTATGACTTTAAAGACTTTGATGGCATTGAGGTAGGTGGTGAGTTTAGAATATTAATTCGTCAAGGTGATGAGTACGGCATAGAATTTATGGCGGAAAGAGAAAGAGATATCGATGACTTAAATGTAAGACTTGATGGCACAGAGCTTGACATTGATTTTGAAGATAGGTTTTTTGAAAACAGAGGAAAAATAGTTGCTTATATCACCATGCCAACCCTAGAGTCTTTGGATATATCTGGGGCTTCTAAAATAAAAGTTTTGTCTTTTGAAAACATAAATGAGATGGACATTGATATCTCTGGTGCATCAAATGCCAAACTAGACATAGAAGCTAAGAAGTTAAGAGTAGATGGCTCTGGTGCTTCTCATATGGAAATCAGAGGCCGTGTAGATGAAATTGACATGGACCTTTCAGGAGCAAGTCGATTTGAAGCCAAAAGAGCAGAAGTAGGCAGAGCATATGTAGATGCCTCTGGAGCCAGTCATGCCGACTTTGGCAAAGTTGACCAACTTCGTTCTAATACCAGCGGAGCTAGTAGGGTTAGCAGAGACTAA
- a CDS encoding RNA polymerase sigma factor, which translates to MHSISASNTNIEQLTDHLFRQESGKMVAVLTNIFGVANLELAEDVVQDTLIQALNTWKIKGVPDKPEAWLFRVAKNKAIDQIRKNKHSQSFDFTDNERQLLNSEYTINSSLENYWKEELIEDQQLKMMYICCSPEISPESQIALILKTLCGFSTPEIAKAFLTSEDTISKRLYRAKNFFREHKTKFELPEKEKLQERTSKVLNAIYLLFNEGYNSSSSKNLIRTDLIHNALMLGKLITDNKITVNYEGRALVALMCFHTAREDSRLSPEGNIILLEQQNRALWNKELINLGVQYLNRASAGESISSYHIEAAIAFQHCKALSFEETNWQDILKLYDLLYQSNKSPIVAFNRLVPFHQIHGAESTLKELDKIKELDSYYLYHSFRAQLLKKMGDTKKAIGAYQIALKLTDSEAEQNMIIQSIVNYEKEKNA; encoded by the coding sequence TTGCATAGCATCTCTGCATCAAACACAAATATTGAACAGCTAACCGACCATCTTTTCAGGCAAGAATCTGGGAAGATGGTTGCTGTTTTGACCAATATATTTGGTGTAGCTAATCTAGAACTGGCGGAAGATGTGGTTCAAGACACCTTAATTCAAGCTTTAAACACTTGGAAAATTAAAGGAGTACCCGACAAACCCGAAGCTTGGCTTTTTAGAGTGGCAAAGAATAAAGCGATTGACCAAATCAGGAAAAACAAACACTCCCAAAGTTTTGACTTTACTGATAATGAAAGGCAACTTTTAAACTCCGAGTACACCATAAATAGCAGCCTAGAAAATTACTGGAAAGAGGAACTCATAGAAGACCAGCAGCTTAAAATGATGTATATCTGCTGCTCCCCAGAAATTAGCCCAGAAAGTCAGATAGCTTTGATTTTGAAAACCCTTTGCGGTTTTAGCACACCAGAAATAGCCAAAGCTTTTCTAACTTCAGAAGACACCATTTCTAAACGACTTTACAGAGCAAAAAACTTTTTCCGTGAGCATAAAACAAAATTTGAACTTCCAGAAAAAGAAAAACTACAGGAACGTACATCAAAAGTCTTAAATGCCATTTACCTGCTTTTTAATGAAGGTTACAATTCTAGTAGCAGTAAAAACCTGATAAGGACAGACCTAATTCATAATGCTCTGATGTTAGGAAAACTCATCACGGACAATAAAATTACTGTAAATTATGAAGGGCGGGCTTTGGTGGCTTTGATGTGTTTTCACACCGCTAGAGAAGACAGTAGATTAAGCCCAGAGGGCAATATTATATTGCTGGAACAACAAAACAGAGCACTTTGGAATAAAGAACTCATAAATCTTGGTGTGCAATATTTAAATAGGGCTAGTGCTGGTGAGAGCATTAGTTCTTATCATATAGAAGCGGCCATTGCTTTTCAACATTGCAAAGCTTTAAGTTTTGAAGAGACTAATTGGCAAGACATCTTAAAGCTTTACGACCTCCTCTACCAAAGTAACAAATCGCCAATAGTGGCTTTCAATCGTTTGGTGCCTTTTCATCAAATTCATGGTGCAGAAAGTACTTTGAAAGAGCTAGACAAAATAAAAGAACTGGACTCTTATTATTTATATCACAGCTTTAGAGCACAACTCCTTAAAAAAATGGGAGACACAAAAAAAGCTATCGGTGCCTACCAAATAGCACTTAAATTAACCGACTCAGAAGCTGAACAGAATATGATCATCCAGAGTATTGTCAATTACGAGAAAGAGAAAAATGCTTAA
- a CDS encoding YciI family protein, which translates to MNTYLLLFRGGDGQMATQSPEEQQAHMQKWFTWMGGLSEKGLMLGAEPLHQTGKTVAGKDKVVSDGPFMEGKEMVGGYLICKADNYDAAVKIANDCPVLEFEEGNVEVREIQVMNM; encoded by the coding sequence ATGAACACTTACTTATTACTATTTAGAGGCGGAGACGGTCAAATGGCAACACAATCTCCAGAGGAGCAACAGGCTCACATGCAAAAATGGTTTACTTGGATGGGCGGCTTGTCAGAAAAGGGCCTAATGTTAGGGGCTGAACCCTTACACCAAACAGGTAAAACTGTAGCTGGAAAAGACAAAGTAGTTTCTGACGGTCCATTCATGGAAGGCAAAGAAATGGTAGGCGGTTACCTTATCTGCAAAGCTGATAATTATGATGCGGCAGTAAAAATAGCGAACGATTGCCCAGTTTTGGAATTTGAAGAAGGCAATGTGGAAGTTAGAGAAATTCAGGTAATGAATATGTAA
- a CDS encoding methyltransferase family protein, translating to MKNLVETHLPFLFKRYRLLYVIFAVLIPLPLLFFQLTSKSPEIWTNYREIRLAGGVLAGMGLATLRKALSHYDLKLFLGLKSDSGEEEPFKTNGLLAKMRHPMYTATLMIFWGWFLFSNTYQNLVFCTANTLYILIGIYWEEKKLVNLYGQKYEDYKKKTPMLIPKFRKG from the coding sequence ATGAAAAACCTAGTGGAAACACATCTCCCTTTTCTCTTTAAGAGGTACAGACTTCTCTATGTTATTTTTGCCGTACTAATTCCTCTTCCATTATTATTCTTCCAGCTAACTTCTAAAAGCCCTGAAATATGGACTAACTATAGAGAAATAAGATTAGCAGGTGGTGTTTTGGCTGGGATGGGACTCGCGACACTACGAAAAGCACTTTCGCACTATGACCTAAAGCTTTTTCTTGGTTTAAAATCAGATTCTGGAGAAGAAGAGCCCTTCAAGACAAACGGCCTTCTTGCCAAAATGAGGCATCCAATGTATACGGCTACATTAATGATTTTTTGGGGCTGGTTTCTTTTTAGTAATACCTATCAAAACCTAGTTTTCTGTACCGCAAATACGCTTTACATACTAATTGGTATATACTGGGAAGAGAAAAAACTGGTAAACCTTTACGGTCAAAAATACGAGGACTACAAAAAGAAAACGCCAATGCTGATTCCTAAATTCAGAAAAGGTTAA
- a CDS encoding 3-keto-disaccharide hydrolase: MKYINLTFLSLLFLSSCTTSKRAVSLFDGTSLNGWHIDVPAMDKDKDARNPFIIRNGNFVTLGSPGGHLITDASFSNYRMELEYRFVGEPGNCGALVHVSKPRRLYAMFPQSVEVQLKHKNAGDFWCIGENIEVPNMEARRGPKEHWGVDGKKNRRIPNLTGNMENELGEWNKMQIECYKDEVKVWLNGKLVNHGFNATATSGSFALQSEGSEVEFRKVTHHSIKKLSKD; the protein is encoded by the coding sequence ATGAAATATATCAATCTAACTTTTCTCTCATTACTATTTTTGTCATCTTGTACCACCTCCAAAAGAGCAGTATCGCTCTTTGACGGTACTTCTCTTAATGGATGGCATATTGATGTTCCGGCTATGGATAAAGACAAAGACGCCCGAAATCCTTTTATAATAAGGAATGGGAATTTTGTGACTTTAGGTAGCCCTGGTGGACATTTGATTACGGATGCTTCTTTTAGTAATTATAGAATGGAGTTAGAATATAGGTTTGTGGGAGAGCCCGGAAATTGCGGAGCTTTAGTACATGTATCAAAACCTCGCAGGCTTTATGCCATGTTTCCGCAGTCGGTGGAGGTACAGCTTAAGCATAAAAATGCGGGCGATTTCTGGTGCATTGGTGAGAATATTGAAGTTCCAAATATGGAGGCTAGAAGAGGGCCAAAAGAACATTGGGGGGTAGATGGTAAGAAAAATAGAAGAATTCCAAATCTAACTGGTAATATGGAAAACGAGCTTGGAGAGTGGAATAAGATGCAAATAGAATGTTATAAAGACGAGGTTAAAGTTTGGCTTAACGGTAAACTGGTTAATCACGGATTTAATGCTACTGCCACTAGCGGGAGTTTTGCATTGCAATCAGAAGGCTCAGAGGTGGAATTTAGGAAAGTGACGCATCATTCAATAAAAAAGCTATCAAAAGATTAA
- a CDS encoding PadR family transcriptional regulator: MKIENAKVQMRKGILEYCILHIISRGEVYASEILDELIEAKMMVVEGTLYPLLTRLKNAGLLEYKWVESVSGPPRKYYILTDAGTDSLKALEGTWQGLSASVKTITSKKN, translated from the coding sequence ATGAAAATAGAAAATGCCAAAGTGCAGATGCGGAAAGGTATTTTAGAATACTGCATTCTGCATATTATTTCACGAGGAGAGGTTTACGCTTCTGAAATATTAGATGAACTCATTGAAGCCAAAATGATGGTAGTGGAAGGTACGTTATACCCCCTACTTACTAGATTAAAAAATGCTGGTTTACTAGAGTATAAATGGGTAGAGTCTGTTTCTGGACCACCAAGAAAATACTACATACTAACCGATGCAGGAACGGATTCCCTAAAAGCATTGGAAGGAACATGGCAAGGCCTTTCGGCATCTGTTAAAACTATCACATCAAAGAAGAATTAA
- a CDS encoding BatA domain-containing protein translates to MQFLNPGLLWGLLVLAVPVIIHLFNFRRTKKVYFTNVAFLKKVETETSSFRKLKQWLIMAARMLFLAALVLAFAQPFFPAQNGLSANSTAKGINSLYLDNSLSMQNTTDNKRFIDLAVVKVDELLALFKNQQNIQLTTNDFSGEDQFANSATKVRDRLTGVRFSPEARNLSSVYKRQVRMAEKEASKEGNNFFWFSDFQKSTVGDLLNLETDSTNQVYLVPVQGEVSKNVFVDSVWLSSPFIREMQNSLLNVKVFNSGNEAIEKMPIKLMIDGVQTSTSSVSVSPESYATASFNFTVRSKGQHMGSVSFDDQPITFDNEQYFVVDVSPAINILHLFEQKSASDYIAKLYDDDSLFNFEQYNIRNVNLAKVGGADLVVVEGLNKIGENLKSSLIDFVKEGGSLFLIPGENPDLLTYQELVSSLGLNTLTAVRDSVSVSRQIELEVPDKNEPFFADVFEQSITSAVVNLPKAQATIAWTGLGDKLLSLKSGKAFLGKTDFGNGSLYLLASPLSMTYGNFAEHALFVPTLFKVAALSIKPQQLAYNFNAGTLVIPFADAPKNAVYSLKKGDFEILPIQQVRGNKLLLELPSSVDLSESQELESGFYELQVDGVKHSILGLNHDSKESRMGNYTPDELRTIFENQSNITVFDNIKDGDFISTFAEQNFGVQLWKYFLYAALAFLLIEVLLVRFMKG, encoded by the coding sequence ATGCAGTTTTTGAATCCAGGGCTTTTATGGGGTTTGTTGGTGCTAGCGGTGCCGGTGATTATTCACCTGTTTAATTTCCGTAGAACCAAGAAAGTGTATTTTACTAATGTGGCTTTTCTAAAGAAAGTAGAAACAGAAACTTCTTCTTTCAGAAAGTTAAAGCAATGGCTCATTATGGCAGCCAGAATGCTCTTTTTAGCGGCTTTGGTTTTGGCTTTTGCCCAACCATTTTTTCCTGCACAAAACGGTTTAAGTGCTAACAGTACTGCCAAAGGCATCAATAGCCTTTACTTAGATAATTCGTTAAGTATGCAAAATACTACGGACAATAAGCGGTTTATTGATTTGGCTGTAGTGAAAGTAGATGAGTTGCTGGCATTGTTTAAAAATCAGCAAAACATTCAGCTTACTACTAATGACTTTTCAGGCGAAGACCAGTTTGCCAATAGTGCTACCAAAGTAAGAGACCGACTTACAGGTGTTAGATTTTCGCCAGAGGCCAGAAACCTTTCTTCTGTTTATAAGAGACAGGTAAGAATGGCGGAGAAAGAAGCCTCTAAAGAAGGAAATAACTTTTTCTGGTTTTCAGATTTTCAAAAGAGCACGGTAGGTGATTTGTTGAATCTAGAGACAGACAGTACCAATCAGGTTTATTTAGTACCTGTTCAAGGAGAAGTCTCAAAGAACGTTTTTGTAGATTCTGTATGGCTTTCATCGCCATTTATTAGAGAAATGCAGAATTCCTTATTAAATGTAAAAGTGTTTAATTCTGGAAATGAGGCTATTGAAAAAATGCCTATCAAACTGATGATAGATGGAGTGCAAACTTCTACTTCTTCGGTTTCTGTAAGTCCTGAAAGTTATGCTACGGCTAGTTTTAACTTTACCGTTAGAAGCAAAGGACAGCACATGGGTTCGGTGAGTTTTGACGACCAGCCTATCACATTTGATAACGAGCAGTATTTTGTGGTGGATGTGTCTCCGGCTATCAATATTTTGCACCTATTTGAGCAAAAGTCAGCGTCAGATTATATTGCTAAGTTATATGATGACGACAGCCTTTTTAATTTTGAGCAATATAACATTCGCAATGTCAATTTAGCCAAAGTAGGTGGAGCGGATTTAGTGGTAGTAGAAGGTTTAAATAAAATAGGGGAGAACCTTAAAAGCTCGCTTATAGATTTTGTAAAAGAGGGTGGAAGCTTGTTTTTAATACCAGGAGAAAATCCTGATTTATTGACTTATCAAGAACTGGTTTCTTCTTTAGGTTTAAATACACTGACTGCTGTAAGAGATTCGGTTTCTGTTAGTAGACAAATAGAATTAGAAGTTCCAGATAAAAACGAACCCTTCTTTGCTGACGTGTTTGAACAATCTATAACGTCGGCGGTAGTGAATTTGCCAAAGGCACAAGCTACCATTGCCTGGACGGGTTTAGGTGATAAGCTGCTAAGTTTAAAAAGTGGGAAGGCGTTTTTAGGGAAAACTGATTTCGGAAATGGTTCATTATACCTTTTGGCTTCGCCATTAAGCATGACTTATGGCAATTTTGCAGAGCATGCATTATTTGTTCCTACGCTATTTAAGGTGGCGGCATTAAGTATCAAACCACAGCAGTTGGCATATAATTTCAATGCGGGTACTTTAGTGATTCCATTTGCTGATGCACCTAAAAATGCCGTTTACAGTCTTAAAAAGGGTGACTTTGAGATTTTGCCAATTCAGCAAGTACGTGGTAATAAATTGTTGTTAGAATTACCTTCTTCTGTTGACTTATCAGAAAGTCAAGAACTAGAGTCAGGCTTTTATGAGTTGCAAGTGGATGGAGTAAAGCACTCTATTCTTGGCTTAAACCATGACTCAAAAGAATCAAGAATGGGTAACTATACACCAGATGAATTAAGGACTATTTTTGAGAATCAATCAAACATTACTGTTTTTGACAATATTAAAGATGGCGATTTTATCAGCACTTTTGCTGAACAAAACTTTGGCGTTCAGCTATGGAAATACTTCTTATATGCTGCTCTTGCTTTTTTATTGATTGAGGTACTGCTAGTTCGTTTTATGAAGGGTTAA
- a CDS encoding glycosyltransferase family 2 protein — MKLSVVIPAYNEAESIPETLRSLYGSLSKHQIDHEIWVTNDNSKDNTIEVLTELQKEIPTLVFETNEGPNGFGYAVRYGLERFSGDCVAVFMADMSDDPEDLVKYYRTMQLKDVDCVFGSRWIKGGKVIDYPKHKRVINRVANFIVKMLMRIDYNDTTNAFKLYKRETMDGLKPFMSPHFNLTIELPLKAMVRGYSYAVVPNSWTNRKYGESKLKIKEMGSRYFFILMYCFIEKYFSRGDYMKKN; from the coding sequence ATGAAATTAAGCGTTGTAATTCCTGCCTATAATGAGGCGGAATCTATTCCTGAAACCCTAAGGTCTTTATACGGTTCTTTATCAAAGCATCAGATTGACCATGAAATATGGGTGACCAATGATAACTCTAAGGATAATACCATTGAAGTTTTAACAGAACTTCAAAAAGAAATACCTACACTGGTTTTTGAGACCAATGAGGGTCCTAATGGTTTTGGATATGCTGTAAGATATGGTTTAGAACGTTTTTCTGGGGATTGCGTAGCTGTTTTTATGGCTGATATGTCAGACGACCCAGAAGATTTAGTGAAGTATTACAGAACCATGCAGTTGAAAGATGTTGACTGCGTTTTTGGTAGCAGATGGATAAAAGGCGGTAAAGTGATAGACTATCCAAAGCATAAGAGAGTAATCAATAGGGTGGCCAATTTTATTGTGAAAATGTTGATGAGAATTGACTATAACGACACCACAAATGCCTTTAAGCTCTATAAAAGAGAAACTATGGATGGTCTGAAGCCATTTATGTCGCCTCATTTTAATCTGACTATTGAGTTGCCACTCAAAGCTATGGTAAGAGGTTATTCTTATGCCGTGGTGCCAAACAGCTGGACAAATAGAAAGTATGGCGAGTCAAAATTGAAAATAAAAGAAATGGGTAGCCGTTATTTTTTCATTTTGATGTACTGTTTTATTGAGAAATATTTCTCTCGTGGCGACTACATGAAAAAGAACTAA